Proteins encoded by one window of Clostridia bacterium:
- a CDS encoding prolipoprotein diacylglyceryl transferase — protein sequence MDYVSFPGLGITINVSPTAFKIGSVEIKWYALCIMLGFALAIVYVLVQGKKQGFKSDIFIDLAIIAMVFGLIGARLYYVLFRLDQYIKDPISILYIWKGGLAIYGGVILAVLASFVYCRVKKQPFLKLADIAAPALLIGQGIGRWGNFFNQEAFGVNTGLPWGMTGNIVAENIRSEAADIKDRFGILLDSSKPVHPTFLYESLWCLIGVLVLWLFYKKFKKFDGEVALAYCAWYGFERMFVEGLRTDSLILFANIRISQVVAAVTFVTAVVLIIVFRIKSKRGKRGKSLSQEDDDSLIIDIPTEDAE from the coding sequence ATGGATTATGTAAGCTTTCCAGGGCTCGGAATTACGATAAACGTTTCGCCTACCGCTTTTAAGATCGGTTCGGTTGAAATCAAGTGGTACGCCCTCTGCATTATGCTCGGGTTTGCGCTCGCGATCGTTTACGTGCTCGTTCAAGGTAAGAAACAGGGATTTAAGAGCGATATATTTATCGATCTTGCAATCATCGCAATGGTGTTCGGTCTTATCGGAGCGCGTTTATATTACGTTCTGTTCCGTCTGGATCAGTATATAAAAGACCCGATAAGCATTCTTTACATTTGGAAAGGCGGACTCGCAATCTACGGAGGAGTTATCCTCGCCGTCCTCGCGTCGTTCGTATATTGCCGCGTCAAGAAGCAGCCGTTCCTGAAGCTCGCCGATATAGCGGCTCCCGCGTTGCTCATAGGGCAGGGCATCGGCCGCTGGGGCAACTTCTTCAATCAGGAGGCGTTCGGTGTCAACACCGGTCTGCCGTGGGGCATGACCGGCAATATCGTCGCGGAGAATATCCGCAGCGAAGCCGCGGATATCAAAGACAGATTCGGCATACTGCTCGATTCGTCGAAGCCCGTGCATCCGACGTTTCTTTACGAGTCGCTCTGGTGTCTCATCGGAGTGCTTGTGCTTTGGCTGTTCTATAAAAAGTTCAAGAAGTTTGACGGCGAGGTCGCGCTTGCTTACTGCGCGTGGTACGGCTTTGAGCGTATGTTCGTAGAAGGTCTGCGTACGGACAGCCTGATTCTTTTTGCGAACATCCGCATTTCGCAGGTTGTCGCCGCGGTGACTTTTGTAACGGCCGTTGTGCTGATAATAGTGTTCAGAATCAAAAGCAAGCGGGGCAAACGCGGCAAGTCGCTGTCTCAGGAAGATGACGACAGTCTGATTATTGACATACCTACGGAGGACGCTGAATAG
- a CDS encoding endonuclease/exonuclease/phosphatase family protein: MKRRIIAVLLSLTLLLTAFPAAAAISASADGYVGTYPEQLAEGADIRIISYNVLVAKEDFSWSPWNIGTRPQLFADFVNYYKPDVVGLQECSKLWHEGIRELLGDKYEFIYPDLEREGDDENCSLLLYDKTKYNVVKTELYKYSVSNAIQMRHMCIALFESKTDGRKFAVSSTHLNSGWEGSGGDNTPQRTIQAGELIKKAQSWLSKNKCPFISTGDMNATIDEVPYQNIANSNVLFDADPNPISGCVDHIFCSVEATCLHTAQVRDEAIRAASDHWPLIADIKLPVVKPTYTLGDPNKDGETDIEDALLALRYSLGIKKPTANQRKAADVDLDGVVTVSDVLIIMRYVAKLIDTF, from the coding sequence ATGAAAAGAAGAATCATTGCAGTATTGCTTTCGCTGACGCTGCTGCTGACCGCTTTTCCCGCGGCTGCGGCGATTTCCGCTTCCGCCGACGGCTACGTCGGGACGTATCCCGAGCAGCTGGCCGAAGGGGCGGATATACGAATCATTTCGTATAACGTGCTCGTCGCAAAGGAAGACTTCAGCTGGAGCCCGTGGAATATTGGCACACGTCCGCAGTTATTCGCCGATTTTGTCAATTATTACAAACCGGACGTAGTCGGTCTGCAAGAGTGCTCAAAGCTTTGGCACGAGGGTATCCGCGAACTGCTCGGCGATAAGTATGAATTTATCTATCCTGATCTCGAAAGAGAGGGGGACGATGAAAACTGCTCTCTGCTTTTGTATGATAAGACAAAATACAACGTCGTCAAGACCGAGCTTTATAAGTATTCGGTATCCAACGCCATACAGATGCGCCATATGTGTATAGCTCTGTTCGAGAGCAAGACCGACGGCAGAAAGTTCGCGGTAAGCTCGACTCACCTCAATTCCGGCTGGGAAGGTTCCGGCGGCGACAATACTCCGCAGAGAACCATTCAGGCGGGCGAGCTGATCAAAAAGGCGCAGAGCTGGCTCAGTAAAAACAAGTGCCCGTTTATTTCAACCGGCGATATGAATGCCACGATCGACGAGGTACCGTATCAGAATATCGCTAACAGCAACGTTCTGTTTGATGCCGATCCGAACCCCATCAGCGGCTGCGTTGACCATATCTTCTGCAGCGTTGAAGCCACCTGTCTGCATACCGCGCAGGTCAGGGATGAGGCAATCAGAGCGGCGTCGGATCACTGGCCGCTTATTGCGGATATCAAGCTCCCTGTCGTGAAGCCCACCTATACGCTCGGCGATCCGAACAAGGACGGCGAGACCGATATCGAAGACGCGCTGCTCGCGCTCCGCTATTCGCTCGGTATCAAAAAGCCGACCGCCAATCAGCGTAAAGCCGCCGACGTCGATCTTGACGGCGTCGTTACCGTTTCGGACGTACTGATCATTATGCGCTACGTCGCGAAACTCATTGATACTTTTTAG
- a CDS encoding leucine-rich repeat protein, producing MKRRLIAILLTLAFALSMLPFSAAVTVGADEPEAIDEYAYARSLLYKGYSEQSRKYLADRIERWEATFAAYNDLATDEEREAAFNEVKNAENMLEPMHDVELIQLNGFNGWTSEDLASMNESSSAPVLDKEHKPEGVEFSVSVSGDENGTVLSNGASRSGVAGQSPFGLDMSKADGLKLWLAPNDGNVFSFTIGLRSAEDNYTYTASDIVVWGFGYIYIPFEIFTAAGDSPLAKDGSMNYIRIESNGTSFSVADLNAYNEILESSAATAYSETQITARSQIVNNAYYKIIESSSGKAITLGPPVPETAIRWGDNTLAIEDSSLKYSLEENREGDRTQMWQLSMSPSGNGAFRIINKSSTNVLTISESGTSIEAKEPNLNNTRQEWSISITGGKATIQVRNVGRLTVSGETVKATTSSTYKKFYLYKVVEEEYVQSWSDEFDGNSLDRTKWNVNDGYSDGAIYPDDDDLIDVSDGNMHFKGRYGRYDAYEMSGTYMNTSGKFAFGYGKIEIRAKLAYGTGQFPAFWLMPTDMMNMGAGEVDIMEMVVEDDIAKNGTVIGTVHWTDDEGKKDWAKVIYMNINGYGEKYLSDDYHTYGLEMDRDMIRYYFDGMQYNSLLYNSEGKKFAFGDTARYIVFNNTPRARTSDSWGNTVDESWGAEKEYVIDVDYVRCFLEAGELTDGTEDYTTDESVNYSTGLNAVAVNDYWDINFPTDVKPDGTEIASADHMKKVYIMDPVTNVTKHVLSTGFDRALRVLYSPDGSKLAVASTQGNIAVFDTSDYTKAPRRIYNGAVIQESVVFTKDSSALIVGGFNGGSQKYSNGTGKWKFRVFNATTGAKLQEIDVGSDPRFIAITDDGSKVAVTTTSNGTFVYNVADWTEYAHLAEGHVRAIRGADFSSDGRLLATSDDNGVVCLWDVESKTLIKKLNNVNTGSVRRLEFSPDDKNILCTSTYGAARLFDVESGELVSLLGGFGNVIREAAYSPNGKYIVVASYDGGAKLFASDGTYLETLKAGETDANLEGYIVSRIKFTPDSSYVFFGERTYPHSLQKWALPKEYDKSALQAAVARLSPSSPYYRIASKVAYMKYATPHMIDKMMTAIGPRPTVIYDFIRVSADGHEFSDTVTINRNGYVYLETVNSPYYEHPSVRVKNLDDDTEVIIPLDKDNLLSLEADANYLKLTRFIRVRIPEGGSYRVQLVDEERGKSFAAADFTVDGTKTATDEFMYSINNEQVTITDCISGLRDVVIPNEIEGYPVTVIGQYAFAGYGRTVHHMTVKLPDTLTKIDQYAFQACSSLREIEFPSSLKTIGQYAFNDCRLLGAADIPDGTSVNTYAFRNTGVGTVTVGNGTSFSSTALNGNYRARELIVREGTTSVSANLGTQYLMESVYIPESVTSISGTLFGGNRKIVKLYGVEGSYAQTFAENNPTKFEFVPLGAPVITGVENGAIYDLYTDQVHASWNCGHIAYLNGERRYGEADVTEPGEYELKVVNGYDEYSTTVRFIVVDTTPPPYTMGDLDEDGEITVADALAALRISVGLAEPEGYQSLAADLDGDGEITVSDALRILRKAAGLND from the coding sequence ATGAAAAGAAGACTCATCGCCATACTGCTTACGCTTGCTTTCGCGCTTTCTATGCTGCCGTTTTCGGCGGCGGTGACCGTCGGCGCTGACGAGCCGGAAGCGATCGACGAATATGCTTACGCCAGATCCCTTCTTTATAAAGGTTACAGCGAGCAGTCGAGAAAATACCTCGCCGACCGCATCGAGAGATGGGAAGCTACTTTTGCGGCGTATAACGACCTTGCGACCGACGAAGAACGCGAAGCCGCATTTAACGAGGTCAAAAACGCCGAGAATATGCTCGAGCCGATGCATGACGTCGAGCTTATTCAGCTTAACGGCTTCAACGGCTGGACGTCCGAGGATCTTGCCTCGATGAACGAGTCCTCCTCGGCTCCCGTTCTCGACAAAGAGCATAAGCCGGAAGGCGTTGAGTTTTCCGTCTCGGTGAGTGGAGATGAAAACGGGACCGTCCTTTCCAACGGCGCGTCGAGAAGCGGCGTCGCCGGTCAGTCTCCGTTCGGCCTTGATATGTCGAAGGCGGATGGTCTGAAACTGTGGCTCGCGCCGAATGACGGCAACGTTTTCAGCTTTACAATAGGACTGCGTTCGGCCGAGGATAACTATACTTACACCGCCTCTGATATTGTTGTATGGGGATTCGGTTATATCTATATCCCGTTTGAAATCTTTACTGCAGCAGGCGATTCGCCGCTCGCGAAGGACGGCAGCATGAACTATATCCGTATAGAGTCGAACGGTACGTCGTTTTCGGTTGCGGATCTGAACGCTTATAATGAGATACTCGAAAGCAGCGCGGCGACCGCTTATTCCGAGACGCAGATCACCGCCCGCAGTCAGATAGTCAATAACGCATACTATAAAATCATTGAGTCTTCCTCGGGTAAAGCGATAACACTCGGGCCTCCCGTTCCTGAAACGGCTATCAGATGGGGAGACAATACTCTCGCGATCGAAGACAGTTCGCTCAAATACTCGCTTGAAGAAAACAGGGAAGGCGACCGCACGCAGATGTGGCAGCTTTCAATGTCTCCCTCCGGCAACGGTGCGTTTAGGATAATCAATAAATCGAGCACAAACGTGCTTACGATTTCGGAATCCGGCACAAGTATCGAGGCGAAAGAACCGAACCTCAATAACACGCGCCAAGAGTGGTCTATCAGCATTACGGGTGGAAAGGCGACTATTCAGGTACGCAATGTCGGAAGGTTAACCGTTTCGGGTGAAACCGTTAAAGCCACTACCAGTTCGACGTATAAAAAGTTCTATCTGTATAAAGTCGTTGAAGAAGAATACGTTCAGAGCTGGAGCGACGAGTTTGACGGCAACTCGCTCGACCGCACCAAGTGGAACGTGAACGACGGTTATTCCGACGGCGCGATTTATCCGGATGACGACGACCTTATCGACGTTTCCGACGGCAATATGCATTTCAAGGGCAGATACGGCAGATACGACGCTTATGAAATGTCCGGAACGTATATGAACACCAGCGGCAAGTTTGCGTTCGGCTACGGCAAGATCGAGATCCGCGCAAAGCTGGCGTACGGCACTGGTCAGTTCCCGGCGTTCTGGCTTATGCCGACCGATATGATGAATATGGGCGCCGGCGAAGTCGACATAATGGAAATGGTCGTCGAAGATGATATAGCCAAAAACGGCACGGTCATCGGCACCGTCCACTGGACGGATGACGAGGGCAAAAAGGACTGGGCCAAGGTTATATATATGAATATCAACGGATACGGCGAGAAGTACCTGAGCGACGATTACCACACCTACGGTCTTGAAATGGACCGCGATATGATCAGGTACTACTTCGACGGAATGCAGTACAATTCGCTTCTTTATAACAGTGAAGGAAAGAAGTTTGCCTTCGGCGATACCGCCAGATATATTGTTTTCAATAACACACCGCGCGCAAGGACATCAGATTCATGGGGCAATACGGTCGACGAATCCTGGGGCGCCGAGAAAGAATACGTCATCGACGTCGACTACGTCCGCTGCTTCCTTGAAGCGGGCGAGCTGACCGACGGCACCGAGGACTACACGACCGATGAAAGCGTAAACTATTCCACCGGTCTCAACGCAGTCGCCGTCAACGATTACTGGGATATAAACTTCCCGACGGACGTCAAGCCCGACGGCACCGAGATCGCTTCCGCCGACCACATGAAGAAGGTCTATATCATGGATCCGGTCACGAACGTGACGAAGCACGTGCTTTCCACCGGATTCGACAGAGCGCTGCGCGTTCTTTATTCTCCCGACGGCAGCAAGCTTGCGGTCGCATCCACGCAGGGGAATATCGCGGTTTTCGATACCTCCGATTACACAAAGGCGCCGCGCAGGATATACAACGGCGCGGTCATTCAGGAGAGCGTGGTATTCACTAAAGACAGCAGCGCCTTGATAGTGGGCGGATTTAACGGCGGCTCCCAGAAGTATTCAAACGGCACCGGGAAATGGAAGTTCCGCGTTTTTAACGCGACCACCGGCGCCAAACTGCAGGAAATCGACGTTGGCAGCGACCCGCGCTTCATAGCGATCACAGACGACGGTTCAAAAGTCGCGGTTACGACGACGAGCAACGGTACTTTTGTCTACAACGTTGCCGACTGGACCGAATACGCTCACCTTGCCGAAGGCCACGTCAGAGCGATCCGCGGCGCGGATTTCTCATCGGACGGACGCCTTCTCGCCACCTCGGACGATAACGGAGTCGTCTGCCTTTGGGACGTCGAGAGCAAGACGCTTATAAAGAAACTCAACAACGTCAACACCGGTTCGGTAAGACGCCTCGAGTTTTCGCCCGACGATAAGAATATACTCTGCACGTCCACCTATGGCGCCGCCCGCTTGTTCGACGTTGAAAGCGGTGAACTAGTTTCGCTGCTCGGCGGCTTCGGCAACGTTATCAGAGAAGCCGCGTATTCGCCGAACGGCAAATATATAGTCGTCGCGTCTTACGACGGCGGCGCAAAGCTCTTTGCGTCCGACGGCACGTATCTCGAAACGCTGAAAGCGGGAGAGACCGACGCCAACCTCGAGGGGTATATCGTTTCGCGCATCAAATTCACGCCCGACAGCTCATACGTTTTCTTCGGTGAGCGCACCTATCCGCATTCGCTGCAGAAGTGGGCGCTTCCGAAGGAGTATGACAAATCCGCTCTGCAGGCGGCGGTCGCGCGGCTCAGTCCCTCTTCGCCGTATTACAGGATCGCCTCGAAGGTTGCCTACATGAAGTACGCGACGCCTCACATGATAGACAAAATGATGACCGCGATCGGTCCGAGGCCTACGGTTATTTACGATTTCATCAGGGTTTCGGCGGACGGTCACGAGTTCTCGGATACCGTTACCATAAACCGTAACGGCTACGTATATCTTGAAACCGTCAACTCGCCTTATTACGAGCATCCGTCCGTCAGGGTGAAGAACCTTGACGACGATACGGAAGTGATAATTCCTCTTGATAAGGATAATCTGCTTTCACTTGAAGCGGACGCAAATTATCTGAAGTTAACCCGCTTTATCAGGGTTCGTATTCCCGAAGGCGGCAGCTACCGCGTGCAGCTTGTTGACGAGGAGCGGGGAAAGTCGTTCGCTGCGGCCGACTTTACTGTCGACGGGACGAAAACAGCGACCGATGAGTTTATGTATTCTATCAATAACGAGCAGGTCACGATAACCGACTGTATCTCCGGTTTGCGCGACGTCGTCATTCCGAACGAAATAGAAGGATATCCCGTCACGGTTATCGGGCAGTACGCTTTTGCCGGCTACGGCCGAACCGTGCATCATATGACCGTTAAGCTGCCTGATACGCTTACTAAGATCGACCAGTACGCCTTCCAGGCGTGCAGCTCGCTGCGCGAAATAGAGTTCCCGTCATCGCTTAAAACGATAGGGCAGTACGCTTTCAACGACTGCAGACTGCTCGGCGCCGCGGATATTCCTGACGGTACTTCGGTCAATACTTACGCGTTCCGCAACACCGGCGTCGGCACCGTGACGGTAGGGAACGGAACGTCCTTTTCTTCCACCGCGCTTAACGGAAACTACCGCGCGAGAGAGCTTATCGTAAGAGAAGGCACGACGAGCGTAAGCGCCAACCTCGGCACACAGTACCTTATGGAATCCGTATATATCCCCGAGAGCGTCACATCTATAAGCGGAACGCTTTTCGGCGGAAACAGAAAGATCGTCAAGCTCTACGGCGTTGAGGGTTCGTATGCGCAGACGTTTGCCGAAAACAATCCGACCAAGTTCGAATTCGTACCGCTCGGAGCTCCCGTTATTACCGGCGTCGAGAACGGAGCGATTTACGACCTTTACACCGATCAGGTGCACGCGTCCTGGAACTGTGGGCATATCGCGTATCTCAACGGCGAGCGCCGCTACGGAGAAGCCGATGTGACCGAGCCCGGCGAATATGAACTCAAGGTCGTGAACGGATACGACGAGTATTCAACTACCGTTAGGTTTATCGTCGTCGACACTACGCCTCCTCCTTACACGATGGGGGATCTTGACGAAGATGGGGAGATAACCGTCGCAGACGCGCTTGCCGCGCTGCGCATTTCCGTAGGGCTTGCAGAGCCGGAGGGTTATCAGAGTCTCGCCGCCGATCTTGACGGCGACGGAGAAATAACGGTTTCCGACGCTCTGCGGATACTCCGCAAAGCCGCCGGTCTGAACGATTGA